DNA sequence from the Nesterenkonia lutea genome:
CGCGCCATGCGTCTGATCCGAGAAGGCGTGATGAACAACGGCGGCGTCGAGCGTCTCAGCGCGCAGCTCGGGTACACCAGCCGCCATGTGCACAGGACTTTGGCTGCGGAGCTGGGAGCGGGTCCGCTCGCACTCGCCAGAGCGCACCGGATGCACCTGGCCCGCACCCTGCTGGTCAGCACCTCATTATCGATCACCGATATCGCGTTCGCCTCTGGCTTCTCCTCCGTCAGGCAGTTCAACGAGACCGCCGCGAAGCTCTTCGCGGCCACTCCGCGCGAGATCCGCCGACGGGCCCAGTCGCGGCCGGAGCGGTCCGGGCAGGACTCCGGACAGGTTCCGGGACAGGACCCCAAAGCTGACGCACCGGTCGCAGAGCTGAATTCGCGGCTGCCGATCCGGCTCGCCCTGCCGGTGCGCGATCCCTTCAACGCCGTCGAGATCTTCACCTTTCTGGCCCAGCGCGCGATCCCAGGGGTGGAGACCGCGCAGCTCGACGGCGAGAGGCTGGTCTACGCGCGGACACTTCGCCTGGCCCACGGTCCCGCCGCCATCGAAGTGACAGCCACCCCGATCCCGGGCGACCCTGTGACGTCCTCAGGCGCCTGGCGGCTCAGTCTGGAATGTGAACTGGGCTCCTTCTCGGACATCCCGGCAGCCGTCGCCGCAGCGCGTCGGATCTTTGATCTCGACGCCGACCCGCTGGCGGTGGCTGCCGCACTCTCGGCGGATCCCGCCCTGGCAGACCTGGTGGCTGACTCCCCCGGACTCCGCCTCCCGGGCACCGCGGACGGTCCGGAGTATCTGACCCGCGCCATCGTGGGCCAGCAGATCTCGGTGGCCGCGGCACGCACGCAGCTGACCCGGCTGGTGGACGCGCTGGGCACCGCGCACATGTCCTCCTTCGCCGGGCTGTCCCGGCTGTTCCCGACACCCGAAGAGATCTGCGCGGGGGTCCCCGCGCCGCCCTCGCCCACTGATTCAGGACCGAAAGCGCACCTCGACCCTGAGCGGCCGCTGCGACTTCCCGCCCGCTCCATTGCCACAGTGCGCGGCGCCGCACGGGCTCTGGCCGCCGGGGAGCTCAGCCTGCACCAGGGGGCAGACACCCGGGTTCTGCACGATCAGCTCACCGCCATGCCCGGGATCGGACGATGGACAGCCTCGTATCTGATGCTTCGGGTGCTCGGGGATCCTG
Encoded proteins:
- a CDS encoding DNA-3-methyladenine glycosylase 2 family protein — translated: MEHNEDFDRRYRAVQSRDRRFDGQFYTAVSTTGIYCRPSCPAQTPKPENVTFFSTSAAAHEHGFRACKRCLPDATPGTPEWNIRQDLAGRAMRLIREGVMNNGGVERLSAQLGYTSRHVHRTLAAELGAGPLALARAHRMHLARTLLVSTSLSITDIAFASGFSSVRQFNETAAKLFAATPREIRRRAQSRPERSGQDSGQVPGQDPKADAPVAELNSRLPIRLALPVRDPFNAVEIFTFLAQRAIPGVETAQLDGERLVYARTLRLAHGPAAIEVTATPIPGDPVTSSGAWRLSLECELGSFSDIPAAVAAARRIFDLDADPLAVAAALSADPALADLVADSPGLRLPGTADGPEYLTRAIVGQQISVAAARTQLTRLVDALGTAHMSSFAGLSRLFPTPEEICAGVPAPPSPTDSGPKAHLDPERPLRLPARSIATVRGAARALAAGELSLHQGADTRVLHDQLTAMPGIGRWTASYLMLRVLGDPDVWMTGDVALLTGAEKLGLLDPGLKRTAAHRALQEHAERWSPWRSYAAMHLWKAAAQSRPGQPRKDAQS